The genomic region GGAAGCCGGATCAGCCTCCGATTTGTTCTCCCCCGGATACTTGGGCTGCATCGAATGTCCCCGTTGTGACAACGGAGGTGGAAGAACCATCTCTTGAAAAATTACCAACTATGGACACCACACAGCCGAGGGTTTATAGCGAATCGTTTGTTTCAACGAAGGATCAAACAACGGACCAAACTGATTATTCAGCCCCGTTGTCTCTAACGAGTGTTGTTGAGCAATATTTGGTTTGTCCGAATACGAGCGAAGTTGAGATTGAGGAGTATACGGAAGATGATgaggtaaatttaattttaattttaaaagtaatttttttgttattaattttttgattttaggaatttcatattaaaaaggaaaaaagcCTTTTTACTACATTAATGACTTGCTCAACTGAAAGTAACCATTTCATGCAATATTCGAGCAGTGCAAAATGGAAGGATCAAGCCTCGCAGAAACCtcaaaaatcgataaaatcgaTGAAATCGATTCGATCCGTCACCGGATCCGTTTCCGATAAGAAAGCTTCGAGACTGCAAAATGCCGATTCTAAGATTAGCATTAACAGTTTGCCGCCTTTGAGGtatcaaattttgaaattttggtttttaattttattttttcgagcTCTAAAATTAACCAAAGGCACATTGACTAAATTTGTAACCGCACGGACGTAAGTCGCTCTCAATAACCTTGACATTGACTTcgcgattttatttttaaacgctCTCCCTATTTGGTTTATATAGAAAAGTTTATATAGAAAAGTTTATGGAGTGTAGTTTGAagtataaaaacataaaataacaatgggaggaaaaaataatttattgttaatgattGTCGTATGATTTTGTTATCGAAACTCTAATAATAGGTTGTGagatcgatttttttttaatcaaggaaagaaatgaaaacaaGTTGAaggtttcatcaaatttatcaAGGCTTTATCGCGgtttaatctaaaattattcaatatttatggTGAATAGTAAACAATTAAGtgagataattaattgttttttatgtttttatttttcaacttGTCCATAATTCCATGTTTTTTCGGTCCGaaaagaaatgattaaaaaaaagatatccTTATCGAGATttaatcaaatattatttaacaatCGAGGTATAAGCGGTAAACAATTAAGTAAGGTTCTATTTTTGacgcttttattttttaattttttttatccaacGGCTGTTAAGTGTTATTTTGTTACGTTATCTGTATTTATCAGATGATTTATGATCgaggaaaaatttttattatttattaatcgcAGTCAGACGGCGTGGAACCGAAAACAAAGAGTCGTTAAGtaaagtttaaatataaaatcgaaaaagtcCGCGTTTTGGCAACAACATAACctagttattttctttttttgaataaGAGTCCCAGTTTTAGCCGCATTTAGTATGTGACATAATTTTCTGTGGGCGTTTAAAACGTTTTCATTGACGCTTAAGTAcaaagattattatttttttttggtagcCAAACCGTCTCGGCGATTCAAAAgtggaaaagttttttttttttcaa from Onthophagus taurus isolate NC chromosome 5, IU_Otau_3.0, whole genome shotgun sequence harbors:
- the LOC111426145 gene encoding uncharacterized protein — encoded protein: MTESVRSSRKSSKNISRSTVDVAGSSKISLDFPHEETDFSAIYSIRDELINSVLDECMKREFEKLSIKYIVNCAYEAIKRIIELEFNMHDFGKEDFQNDPVWKPDQPPICSPPDTWAASNVPVVTTEVEEPSLEKLPTMDTTQPRVYSESFVSTKDQTTDQTDYSAPLSLTSVVEQYLVCPNTSEVEIEEYTEDDEEFHIKKEKSLFTTLMTCSTESNHFMQYSSSAKWKDQASQKPQKSIKSMKSIRSVTGSVSDKKASRLQNADSKISINSLPPLRAEAQLKIVGSFTKEEVKKDPKKKGDE